The following are from one region of the Nocardia terpenica genome:
- the mscL gene encoding large conductance mechanosensitive channel protein MscL yields the protein MLKGFKEFLMRGNVIDLAVAVVMGTAFTAVVKSVTKGIVEPLLAVLGGNSQLGLGFQLVPGKPATFVALGPIISAAIDFVMVAAVLYFVLILPMNTVKRRFGGKKIAEPTQTELLAEIRDLLAAQTSEPNAKRAD from the coding sequence ATGCTCAAAGGTTTCAAGGAATTCCTGATGCGCGGGAACGTCATCGACCTGGCCGTGGCGGTGGTCATGGGCACGGCGTTCACGGCGGTGGTGAAGTCGGTCACCAAGGGAATCGTGGAACCGCTGCTGGCCGTCCTGGGCGGAAACAGCCAGTTGGGCTTGGGTTTTCAGCTGGTTCCGGGCAAACCGGCCACCTTCGTCGCCCTCGGCCCCATCATCAGCGCCGCGATCGACTTCGTCATGGTGGCGGCCGTGCTGTACTTCGTGCTCATCCTTCCCATGAACACGGTCAAGCGCCGCTTCGGCGGCAAGAAGATCGCCGAGCCCACCCAGACCGAACTCCTGGCCGAGATTCGAGACCTGCTCGCGGCGCAGACCAGCGAGCCGAACGCCAAGCGCGCCGACTGA